CCGTCCTTAATGCCCTGAAGGTTGGCCTGTGAGGCATTTCGGTTGCTGCCTTCGGCGAAGCCGTCTCCAGTACGCCGCCGCGACCACCAACAGCACGCCCCCGCCTCCCGCCGCAGATACCATCAGCCCGTATTGCACGGACTTGGGGAAGAATCGCAGTTCGACTTGATGCCGGCCCGAGGCAAGCCACAAGCCCTGCTGAAGATAGTTGACCTGCCTGACAATGCAAGGCTTGCCGTCAACCGTTGCCGTCCATCCGGGATGGTAGTACTCGTTGATGACCAGCATCGCCGGCGTATTGACGTTGATGTCTATTTTGAGCCGGTTGGGTTTGGTCCTGTCAATATTATGGACGGGATTGGCAATTTGCAGCGTCTCAAACGCCTCAGTATAACCTGACCACGGAACTGAGGCCAAATCGACACTGCCCTCCAGCGATGATTTGACGCCAGGTCCGACGGAGACGAACCTGCGCAGGTCTGCGCGATGCAGCACAATCAGTTGTTCGTCGGTCCCCATCTCCTGCACACGATTCTGGGTATACGCGTAAGGCATAGGGGCAGGCAGCTTGTAGATCGAAAAGAAGTCGGTCTGGCCGATCCGACCGGCCGACTGCGATGTCTGGTAATTAAAGATGACCATATATCCCACGTTCATGTTGTGGAGGAATGGCATCATCCGTCGCGGTTCGACCTGAAAACTGAGGAAATACGGCAGCCCTGACACCCAAGGTGAGATTGCCTTGCACATCTCCGGCGCCAGCGGCTTGCTGTCATACCCCAGCAGGGCGCGCCCTCCGGTGAGCCATGCCAGATTATCCACATCCGACCGGCTGGCGACGTAGCGAACGTCGTCCCCCTTCATTGCCTGCTTGAGGGGAGCTACCAGGGCGATATAGGGGTGGTCAGCGGCCCTGTAATACCGTTTCTTGGATACTCTTGCCATTGGATCCGTGGCGTCGGCGTCGCGGGGGCCGTCTCCGGATTCATAGAAGTACGAAAAGCCAAACCACACGGTCTCCAGCAGGATTCCAGCCAATACAACCCGTCCCAACCATCGCCCGCGCCCCAGAAAGACGCTCAGCGCCGCTGCCATCAGCGCCAGGGCGATATACAGCACAGGCGAGAGCAAAAACCACTTCCATTCCTTGAGGACCGTCAGGGTCTGCCACGCGCTGACGGTCTGGCCGCGGAATGTTACCGGCACAAGCAGTGCCGCCGATGCGGTCAGCAGCGTCAGGACGGAGACGGTCAGCAGCACGATGCGGCCGCCATGGCCGCTCTCCTGGCGCTTCAGCAGCTGCGATACGCCCACTGCAGCCAGAATCGCCACGAACCAGTTCTCGCCGGTTCGATAGTAGATCGGGCGAGGCAACTTGATCCACGGCATCACATAGCTCAGCGGTTTGAACAGGGGGGTGTTCTCGCCCAGGATGATGACCATCAGCACCAGCAGTGCAATCATCGACACCCGTGCCCAAAGGCGCTCGTGGCAATCCTGCATAGACTCCTGCCCCCGTCGCCCGACGATTCGCCCCAAGCCGATGGCGGCTGCAAATGCCGTGAAGATTCCCCCGGCCATGTAGTACCAGCTGTTCATCGGTTCCGTAAGACCGATTCCCCATCCGTGCGTGCTGTCAAGAAAGCCAAGGAAGTTTGGCACAAAGAGCATCACCAGCCCTGACAGAGGCAGGAAGCCCGTCACCTGTTCCATCACGCTTCTGACGCCGAATACCTCCTCGAACCAGGATGTCCCCTCGATCGTTCCGCCCCACATGATTCCCGTCAGAGCGATCCCGACGATCATCATCGCGCCGACTCCCAGCAG
This Planctomycetaceae bacterium DNA region includes the following protein-coding sequences:
- a CDS encoding YfhO family protein, with the protein product MANPALPECGIGTGGAVPGGAAMGAAGVPAAWDRWSPRALIVVIALFLAPALLGWVPMYHVDNLNEATPRLIALARLVQQGQVPLWDRQTFAGALPYYVNDDPPIYYLPLLPLLLLANPDNLAQSYYILFIIPFCLHVAAAVAGAYFFARWELNLRPTACVVTALLYGLGAEVGTATVTITQVFVCAYLPWVMLAMSRFFFTRRATWWLLGTLLVGLMSSTGQISYLSRTYFYMFLTALLLTGLSFRRPFVPKVVSLLGVGAMMIVGIALTGIMWGGTIEGTSWFEEVFGVRSVMEQVTGFLPLSGLVMLFVPNFLGFLDSTHGWGIGLTEPMNSWYYMAGGIFTAFAAAIGLGRIVGRRGQESMQDCHERLWARVSMIALLVLMVIILGENTPLFKPLSYVMPWIKLPRPIYYRTGENWFVAILAAVGVSQLLKRQESGHGGRIVLLTVSVLTLLTASAALLVPVTFRGQTVSAWQTLTVLKEWKWFLLSPVLYIALALMAAALSVFLGRGRWLGRVVLAGILLETVWFGFSYFYESGDGPRDADATDPMARVSKKRYYRAADHPYIALVAPLKQAMKGDDVRYVASRSDVDNLAWLTGGRALLGYDSKPLAPEMCKAISPWVSGLPYFLSFQVEPRRMMPFLHNMNVGYMVIFNYQTSQSAGRIGQTDFFSIYKLPAPMPYAYTQNRVQEMGTDEQLIVLHRADLRRFVSVGPGVKSSLEGSVDLASVPWSGYTEAFETLQIANPVHNIDRTKPNRLKIDINVNTPAMLVINEYYHPGWTATVDGKPCIVRQVNYLQQGLWLASGRHQVELRFFPKSVQYGLMVSAAGGGGVLLVVAAAYWRRLRRRQQPKCLTGQPSGH